A window of the Candidatus Amarolinea dominans genome harbors these coding sequences:
- a CDS encoding Fic family protein has product MTLNELLARVEALRGEVDALRPLDPEQEARLVQKLNLEWNYHSNAIEGNTLTLGETRAFLLYGITAQGKPFRDYLDIRGHHDAIRYLEELVRGGEALTEAAIRELHRILLVEPYDVDAITADGWPTRRRIAIGCYKTAPNHVRTTTGETHFYATPLETPALMGELLAWYRREAQAGALHPLVLAATFHYRFVAIHPFDDGNGRMARLLTNLILMQHGFVPVVIPLEARGDYLLALERADAGDLADFVQLVGRELIRSLNLTLAAARGEPLEAAGGLERRIQRLREQLAAYKAVPVQD; this is encoded by the coding sequence GTGACGCTGAACGAACTCCTGGCCCGTGTCGAAGCCTTACGCGGCGAGGTGGACGCCTTGCGTCCGCTCGACCCGGAGCAAGAGGCGCGCCTGGTGCAGAAGCTGAACCTGGAGTGGAACTACCATTCCAACGCCATCGAGGGCAACACGCTGACGCTGGGCGAGACGCGCGCGTTTCTGCTCTACGGCATCACCGCGCAGGGCAAGCCATTTCGGGATTACCTGGACATCCGGGGGCATCATGACGCCATCCGCTACCTGGAAGAGTTGGTGCGCGGCGGCGAGGCGCTGACCGAGGCCGCGATCCGTGAGCTACACCGCATCTTGCTCGTGGAACCATACGACGTGGACGCCATCACCGCCGATGGTTGGCCCACGCGACGTCGCATCGCCATCGGCTGTTACAAGACGGCCCCCAACCACGTCCGCACCACCACGGGCGAGACGCACTTCTATGCCACGCCCCTGGAAACGCCCGCGCTGATGGGCGAGTTGCTGGCCTGGTATCGCCGGGAGGCGCAAGCCGGTGCGCTGCATCCCCTGGTGTTGGCCGCCACATTCCACTACCGTTTTGTCGCCATCCATCCCTTCGACGACGGCAATGGCCGCATGGCCCGGCTGCTGACCAATCTCATTCTCATGCAGCACGGCTTTGTGCCGGTGGTCATCCCGCTGGAGGCACGCGGCGATTATCTGCTGGCGTTGGAGCGAGCCGATGCCGGCGACCTGGCCGATTTCGTCCAGTTGGTGGGCCGGGAGCTGATCCGCTCGCTGAATCTGACCCTGGCCGCGGCGCGCGGCGAACCCCTGGAGGCGGCCGGCGGCCTGGAGCGCCGGATCCAAAGGCTGCGGGAGCAGTTGGCGGCCTATAAGGCCGTTCCCGTTCAGGACTGA
- a CDS encoding ABC transporter ATP-binding protein, protein MSVIEVSKLTKYYGKARGIVDVSFSEEEGEIFGFIGPNGAGKSTTIRLLLSLIHPTSGSAKVFGKDVVTHGPEIRRDIGYLPSEVYYYEGMKVVDLLKYSASFYNGDCTQRMHELSETMELEMNRRISDLSYGNKKKVGIVQGLLHSPKLLFLDEPTSGLDPLMQRKFFNLIREENARGVTVFFSSHILGEVQRLCTRVGIIREGSIVEISDIRTLQKNNYKKVHVTAEGLTRASFDLPGVTNVQVENRSVNFFFKGDINAVLQKISGIQVADVTIEEPTLEEIFMHYYE, encoded by the coding sequence ATGAGTGTTATCGAAGTTTCTAAGCTGACCAAGTATTACGGAAAAGCGCGGGGCATCGTGGATGTCTCTTTCAGTGAGGAAGAAGGCGAAATCTTCGGCTTCATTGGGCCAAACGGCGCCGGGAAATCCACCACCATCCGCCTGTTGCTGTCGCTGATCCATCCAACCAGTGGCAGCGCCAAAGTTTTTGGCAAAGATGTGGTCACTCACGGCCCGGAAATCCGCCGCGATATCGGCTACCTGCCTTCGGAAGTCTATTACTACGAAGGGATGAAAGTCGTTGACTTGCTCAAGTATTCCGCCAGCTTTTATAACGGCGACTGCACCCAACGCATGCACGAGCTGTCCGAAACCATGGAACTGGAGATGAACCGCCGCATTAGCGACCTGTCCTATGGCAACAAGAAGAAGGTCGGCATCGTGCAGGGCTTGCTGCACAGCCCTAAACTGCTCTTCCTGGATGAGCCGACCAGCGGCCTCGATCCGCTCATGCAACGCAAGTTCTTCAACCTGATCCGTGAAGAAAATGCCCGCGGCGTGACCGTTTTCTTCTCTTCGCATATTTTGGGCGAAGTGCAGCGCTTATGCACCCGGGTGGGCATCATCCGCGAGGGCAGCATCGTCGAAATCTCCGACATCCGCACCCTGCAGAAGAATAACTACAAAAAGGTGCATGTGACGGCTGAAGGGCTGACTCGGGCCTCCTTTGATCTGCCGGGAGTGACCAATGTGCAAGTGGAAAACAGGTCGGTGAATTTCTTCTTCAAGGGCGACATCAACGCGGTGCTGCAAAAAATCAGCGGAATCCAGGTTGCCGATGTGACCATCGAGGAGCCGACGCTGGAAGAAATCTTCATGCACTACTACGAATAG
- a CDS encoding ABC transporter permease subunit, with product MNANIYRHEFRTRLKSVVTWSLSVAALLVIFFSFFSAFADQAALMNAFLARYPQELRAAFGMDNMDLATVLGYYSFIFLFVQLCLAIQAGNYGFGLVSIEESELTADFLLSKPVSRTQILTSKLLAALTSLTITNLVVWVISFVVIALFRGEHEYETGTLLLLLISIVILQLFFLSVGLVISLLVKRVRSVTPYALGLGFGSYVLSAFSGIFGDVKLELITPFKHLDAAYIVQHGAYDTPLVLLNAAVTLVALAVSYRLYVRRDIPAVS from the coding sequence ATGAACGCAAACATCTACAGACATGAATTCCGCACCCGACTGAAATCGGTGGTCACCTGGTCGCTGTCTGTGGCAGCGCTCCTCGTTATCTTTTTCTCCTTTTTTTCGGCATTTGCCGATCAGGCTGCGCTGATGAACGCATTCCTGGCAAGATACCCACAGGAATTGCGGGCCGCCTTCGGCATGGATAACATGGACCTGGCCACCGTGCTGGGTTATTACAGTTTTATTTTCCTGTTCGTTCAACTCTGTCTGGCGATCCAGGCCGGCAACTACGGCTTTGGGCTGGTCTCGATTGAAGAGAGTGAATTGACCGCGGACTTCCTGTTGAGCAAACCGGTCAGCCGCACGCAGATACTGACCAGTAAACTGCTGGCCGCGCTGACCAGCCTGACCATCACCAACCTGGTCGTGTGGGTGATTAGTTTCGTCGTCATCGCGCTCTTCCGCGGCGAGCACGAGTACGAGACAGGCACGCTGCTCCTGCTGCTGATCAGCATCGTGATTCTCCAACTCTTTTTCCTGAGCGTCGGACTGGTCATTTCGCTGCTGGTCAAGCGTGTGCGCAGCGTGACGCCGTATGCCCTCGGCCTGGGGTTCGGTTCATACGTGTTGAGCGCGTTCAGCGGCATCTTTGGCGATGTGAAACTGGAACTGATCACGCCCTTCAAGCACCTGGATGCGGCCTACATCGTCCAGCATGGCGCGTACGATACGCCGCTGGTGCTGCTCAACGCAGCGGTCACCCTGGTTGCGCTGGCGGTCAGTTATCGGCTGTACGTCCGCCGCGACATTCCGGCTGTATCGTAA
- a CDS encoding ABC transporter permease has product MNIFLRELKANFKSLLIWSVIVALMIMMAVAKFSAFAGDPEMLKMLDSMPPALLDALSMRAFNLTTLSGFYGIMFIYFGLMGAIAAAMWGSDIISKEERDRTVEFSLVLPVSRSRVVTAKALAALVNCIAFVLITWAVTLVAVRSYQPDQGFYDFLALEMQAMLALELIFLAIGLLLGCAMKQYKRSGSTAIAIILTTYFMSIISSMQEGLDFLKYFTPFKYFDAGELLRTGKMDGAYLVLSAAIIVVCVAAAYWMYNKRDLYI; this is encoded by the coding sequence ATGAACATCTTTCTGCGTGAACTGAAAGCCAACTTCAAATCGCTGCTGATCTGGAGCGTCATCGTCGCGCTGATGATCATGATGGCAGTGGCGAAATTTTCCGCCTTTGCCGGCGACCCCGAGATGCTGAAGATGCTCGATTCCATGCCCCCGGCGCTGCTGGATGCCTTGAGCATGCGCGCCTTCAACCTGACCACGTTGAGCGGTTTCTATGGCATCATGTTTATCTATTTTGGTTTAATGGGCGCAATCGCAGCCGCGATGTGGGGTAGCGACATCATCTCCAAGGAAGAGCGCGACCGGACGGTCGAGTTTTCGCTCGTGCTGCCGGTATCGCGCAGCAGAGTCGTCACAGCCAAGGCGCTGGCTGCCCTGGTCAATTGCATCGCCTTCGTGCTGATCACCTGGGCGGTGACGCTTGTGGCGGTGCGGTCTTACCAGCCCGACCAGGGCTTCTACGACTTCCTGGCGCTCGAAATGCAGGCCATGTTGGCGCTCGAACTGATCTTCCTTGCCATCGGGCTGCTGCTGGGCTGCGCCATGAAGCAGTACAAACGCTCCGGCTCAACCGCCATTGCCATCATCCTGACGACGTACTTCATGTCCATCATCTCCAGTATGCAGGAGGGTCTGGATTTTCTCAAATACTTCACGCCGTTCAAGTATTTCGACGCCGGGGAACTCCTCCGCACTGGCAAGATGGACGGGGCGTATCTGGTTCTCTCGGCCGCGATCATCGTCGTGTGCGTGGCAGCGGCCTATTGGATGTACAACAAGCGCGATTTATACATTTAG
- a CDS encoding peptidoglycan bridge formation glycyltransferase FemA/FemB family protein gives MQPLTYHAETDPRRWNDLLAGLPTHHLLQSWEWGEIKRQTGWWAHRLFFARQGAVVAAAQVLTRRLGRLPLAVQYVPKGPALDYADPVLTVQVLAALEDYARRSRAIFLKMDPDVPDDTLRGRAILDLLRHRGWQAAAEQVQFKNTALLDLTAGADAVQAGFKQKWRYNVRLAGRKGVTVRAGTEADLATFYRLYAETGGRDGFLIRPQAYYHDAWQTLLQSQGQVGGCLLLADSGAETVAGLFIARFARTAWYLYGASSSQQREAMPNHLLQWEAMRWALAQGCTTYDLWGAPTEMVESDPLWGVWRFKEGFGARFAPHIGAFDFAPSGLTYYLYTVAMPRVLSLMRRGHLV, from the coding sequence TTGCAACCGCTCACCTATCACGCTGAAACCGATCCACGCCGCTGGAATGATCTGCTGGCGGGGCTGCCCACACATCATCTGCTGCAAAGCTGGGAGTGGGGCGAGATCAAGCGCCAGACCGGCTGGTGGGCGCATCGCTTGTTCTTCGCACGCCAGGGCGCGGTCGTGGCCGCGGCGCAGGTGTTGACACGACGCCTGGGCCGTCTGCCGCTGGCTGTGCAATACGTGCCCAAAGGCCCGGCGCTCGATTATGCGGACCCCGTGTTGACGGTGCAGGTACTGGCCGCGTTAGAGGATTATGCCCGCCGCAGCCGCGCCATCTTTCTCAAGATGGACCCTGACGTGCCGGATGATACCCTGCGCGGCCGCGCCATTCTCGATCTGCTGCGCCATCGCGGTTGGCAGGCTGCCGCGGAGCAGGTGCAGTTCAAGAACACGGCGCTGCTCGATCTGACCGCCGGCGCCGACGCCGTGCAGGCCGGTTTCAAGCAGAAGTGGCGCTACAATGTGCGCCTGGCCGGTCGCAAGGGGGTGACGGTGCGCGCGGGCACGGAGGCCGACCTGGCGACTTTCTACCGGCTCTACGCGGAGACCGGCGGCCGCGATGGTTTCTTGATTCGCCCGCAGGCCTATTACCACGACGCCTGGCAGACGCTTCTACAGAGTCAGGGGCAGGTGGGCGGCTGTCTTCTGCTGGCCGACAGCGGCGCTGAGACCGTCGCCGGCCTGTTCATCGCCCGTTTTGCGCGCACGGCCTGGTATCTCTACGGCGCGTCCAGCAGTCAACAGCGCGAGGCCATGCCCAACCATCTGCTGCAATGGGAGGCGATGCGCTGGGCGCTGGCGCAGGGCTGCACGACCTATGACCTGTGGGGGGCGCCGACGGAGATGGTTGAAAGCGACCCGCTGTGGGGGGTCTGGCGTTTCAAAGAGGGGTTCGGGGCGCGTTTCGCCCCGCACATCGGCGCGTTTGATTTTGCCCCCTCCGGCCTGACCTACTACCTCTACACCGTCGCCATGCCCAGGGTGCTGAGCTTGATGCGGCGTGGCCATTTGGTTTGA
- a CDS encoding ABC transporter permease subunit, with protein MQQIQISRRTVRALGRRLLTTLVILLAIAYLTQLGLLMAERGRQGVPAALWSAAGQALGATFDYLFRHPTTYYWQKAYQPAFALVWTFFSRSAGLLLVSLLLAALIGVPVGIGVARSGRARNRSLVLLLSILGVSTPSFILAMLFWMLNISVHRTFEITVLPQTGFGWDAHLLMPALVLAARPLAQIVQVTYLTLADVLGQDYIRVAYSKGLSDRGVLLRHALRNVWIPVLTTLGTSLRFSLASLPVVESFFVWPGVGQILLQTIESSNRALVTDLVVTLGILFLLINLALEMLFPLLDARLRTTPSTDLFEERQTGRRWLEGLSVSLRETWAGLRQLLPGVRRHDELPTLTAAISQESGSAAELPPTHGARRLLYNTVTNPALMAGTLLVAGLIGLVVAGDRLTPANPYETHGVLMIEGVIAAPPFKPSSVFPWGADPVGRDIQALVLGGARRTLTLAFFAMLARMVIGTLLGTLAGWWRGGWLDRLVQGAIAVWAAFPVTLFALILILALGIQQGMGVFIIGVSVVGWGEIAQFVRGQVIGLKPQPYIEAARATGARTIHLLSRHILSVLLPSLLVLSILEMGGVLMLLAELGFLNIFMGGGFRAAIAETGQMQSVVYFFSDVPEWGALLANVRNWWRSYPWLGWYPGLAFFIAILSFNLWGQGMRRFLDDTRANVSRLFNRYTVTVSVGAVVGLILLLRATSPLGIYRSQATAFDTTRALQDIQQLASPAFEGRETGTPGAQKTAAYIAERMQEIGLFPAGAKVNGQETFIVSNTTPRAHLRQTPTLEILGNQGDVTQALTYRQDFVEYVGRGLAYARRSTFGRAEGVVMGLVSGRDPETTASDHYGMNQMSLRDKILIVRPQDAERINTAAAAGFLVVSDDPLLMQRKVLYGGNEGRVPMMIVTTAIADRLLASTGSSMAQLEAAAASLKAGEVTLTPAGDPVRMVIEAEISDGISEQYYHVVGFIPGQAAEMGLDSQVIMVTASYDGVGVGPDGASYPGANDNASGVATMLELARALKNSPYQPNKTVVFVAWAGGERNEGLSVFNVMAAKIGFSSLHLEAVIELSGVGGGSGDALALGQGSSFRLVQLFQDAAGRLGVATTTRGRDPHFGQPAPPGFGGRSALTMYLSWDGSDALAETPQDTPDAIELPKLEQAGRTALLALHTLSREVNY; from the coding sequence ATGCAACAGATCCAAATCAGCCGGCGCACCGTGCGCGCCCTGGGGCGCCGGCTGCTGACCACCCTGGTCATTCTGCTCGCCATTGCCTACCTGACGCAATTGGGGCTGCTGATGGCGGAGCGCGGGCGCCAGGGTGTGCCGGCCGCCCTCTGGAGCGCCGCCGGCCAAGCGCTGGGCGCCACCTTCGACTACCTGTTCCGCCACCCCACCACCTATTACTGGCAAAAAGCCTACCAACCGGCCTTTGCCCTGGTCTGGACCTTTTTCTCGCGCAGCGCCGGGCTTCTCCTGGTCTCCCTGCTGCTGGCTGCCCTGATCGGCGTGCCGGTCGGCATCGGTGTCGCACGCAGCGGCCGCGCCCGCAACCGCTCATTGGTCTTGCTCCTCTCCATTCTTGGCGTCTCCACCCCCAGCTTCATCCTGGCCATGCTCTTCTGGATGCTCAACATCAGCGTCCACCGCACCTTCGAAATCACAGTGTTGCCGCAGACCGGCTTTGGCTGGGATGCGCACCTGCTCATGCCGGCGCTGGTGCTTGCAGCCCGCCCGCTGGCGCAGATCGTGCAGGTGACCTATCTCACCCTGGCCGATGTGCTGGGACAGGATTACATTCGGGTGGCCTACAGCAAGGGCCTCAGTGACCGCGGCGTGCTGCTGCGCCATGCCCTGCGCAATGTCTGGATTCCGGTGCTGACCACCCTGGGCACCTCGCTGCGCTTCTCGCTCGCCAGCCTGCCGGTGGTCGAATCGTTCTTCGTCTGGCCGGGCGTGGGGCAAATTCTCCTGCAAACGATCGAGAGCAGTAACCGCGCCCTCGTCACCGACCTGGTGGTCACCCTGGGCATCCTCTTCCTGCTGATCAACCTGGCCCTGGAGATGCTCTTCCCGCTGCTCGACGCACGATTGCGCACGACGCCCAGCACAGACCTGTTCGAGGAACGGCAGACCGGGCGGCGCTGGCTCGAAGGGCTGTCGGTCTCCCTGCGTGAAACCTGGGCCGGCCTGCGCCAGTTGCTGCCCGGCGTCCGGCGCCATGATGAGCTGCCCACGCTGACCGCGGCCATCAGCCAGGAGAGCGGATCGGCGGCCGAATTGCCACCCACCCACGGTGCGCGCCGCCTGCTGTACAACACGGTGACCAACCCGGCTCTGATGGCGGGCACCCTGCTTGTGGCCGGGCTGATCGGCCTGGTCGTGGCCGGTGATCGCCTGACGCCCGCCAATCCCTACGAAACGCACGGCGTGCTGATGATCGAAGGCGTCATCGCCGCACCGCCGTTCAAGCCTTCCAGCGTCTTTCCCTGGGGCGCCGACCCGGTTGGCCGCGACATCCAGGCCCTGGTGCTCGGCGGCGCGCGGCGCACCCTCACCCTGGCCTTTTTTGCCATGCTCGCGCGCATGGTCATCGGCACCCTGTTGGGCACGCTGGCCGGCTGGTGGCGCGGCGGTTGGCTCGATCGCCTCGTCCAGGGCGCCATTGCCGTGTGGGCCGCGTTCCCGGTGACGCTCTTTGCGCTGATCCTGATCCTGGCGCTGGGTATTCAACAGGGCATGGGCGTCTTCATCATCGGCGTTTCGGTCGTGGGCTGGGGCGAAATCGCGCAGTTCGTGCGCGGCCAGGTCATCGGCCTCAAACCACAGCCCTACATCGAAGCGGCCCGCGCAACCGGCGCGCGCACCATTCACCTACTCTCACGCCACATCCTCAGCGTGCTGCTGCCCTCGCTGCTCGTCCTCTCCATCCTGGAGATGGGCGGCGTGCTCATGCTGCTGGCCGAGCTGGGCTTTCTCAACATCTTCATGGGCGGCGGTTTCCGCGCGGCCATTGCGGAAACAGGCCAGATGCAGTCGGTTGTCTATTTCTTCTCCGACGTGCCCGAATGGGGCGCACTGCTGGCGAACGTGCGCAACTGGTGGCGCTCCTACCCCTGGCTGGGGTGGTATCCGGGCCTCGCCTTCTTCATCGCGATCCTCAGCTTCAATCTGTGGGGGCAGGGCATGCGGCGCTTCCTGGATGACACCCGCGCCAACGTCAGCCGCCTGTTCAACCGCTACACCGTCACCGTGAGCGTCGGCGCGGTAGTCGGGCTGATCCTGCTCTTGCGCGCCACCTCGCCGCTCGGCATCTATCGCAGCCAGGCGACCGCCTTCGACACGACGCGCGCCTTGCAAGATATCCAGCAACTGGCCTCGCCCGCGTTCGAAGGACGGGAAACCGGCACGCCCGGTGCGCAAAAAACGGCCGCCTACATCGCCGAGCGGATGCAGGAGATTGGTCTCTTCCCGGCCGGCGCCAAAGTAAACGGCCAGGAAACCTTCATTGTGAGCAACACCACCCCCCGCGCCCATCTGCGCCAGACGCCCACCCTGGAGATTTTGGGCAACCAGGGCGACGTCACCCAGGCGCTGACCTATCGCCAGGACTTTGTCGAATACGTGGGGCGCGGCCTGGCCTATGCCCGGCGCTCCACCTTTGGCCGTGCCGAGGGCGTGGTGATGGGCCTGGTCAGCGGCCGCGACCCGGAAACGACCGCCAGCGACCACTACGGCATGAACCAAATGTCGTTGCGTGACAAAATTTTGATCGTGCGTCCCCAAGATGCCGAGCGCATCAATACGGCCGCCGCGGCCGGCTTCCTGGTGGTGTCAGATGATCCCCTGCTCATGCAGCGCAAAGTGCTCTATGGCGGCAACGAAGGCCGCGTGCCGATGATGATCGTGACCACGGCCATAGCCGACCGCCTGCTGGCCTCAACCGGCAGCAGCATGGCCCAACTGGAAGCGGCCGCAGCCAGCCTCAAGGCCGGCGAGGTGACGCTGACGCCAGCCGGCGATCCGGTGCGCATGGTGATCGAAGCCGAAATTTCGGATGGCATCAGCGAACAATACTATCATGTCGTCGGTTTCATCCCCGGGCAGGCGGCCGAGATGGGGCTGGACAGCCAGGTCATCATGGTCACCGCGTCCTACGATGGCGTGGGCGTGGGGCCGGACGGCGCGTCATATCCAGGCGCCAACGACAACGCCAGCGGCGTAGCGACGATGCTGGAACTGGCGCGGGCGCTCAAGAACAGCCCGTACCAGCCCAACAAGACCGTGGTATTCGTGGCCTGGGCCGGCGGCGAGCGCAACGAGGGCCTCAGCGTCTTCAACGTCATGGCGGCCAAGATCGGCTTCAGTTCCCTGCATCTGGAGGCGGTGATCGAATTGAGCGGTGTGGGCGGCGGCAGCGGCGACGCGTTGGCCCTGGGCCAGGGGAGCAGCTTCCGCCTGGTGCAGCTCTTTCAGGATGCCGCCGGCCGCCTGGGCGTTGCCACCACGACGCGCGGCCGCGACCCCCACTTTGGGCAACCCGCACCGCCCGGCTTTGGTGGCCGCAGCGCACTCACCATGTACCTGAGTTGGGACGGCTCTGATGCGCTGGCCGAGACACCGCAGGACACCCCCGACGCGATCGAACTGCCCAAGTTGGAGCAAGCCGGACGCACCGCGCTGCTTGCCCTGCACACCCTCAGCCGCGAGGTCAACTATTAA
- a CDS encoding MFS transporter, whose amino-acid sequence MTISKDSSPPRFAALRNRDFSLLWTGMLVSTVGSQMQLTAVNWHVFELLRGSTYTLHLFGGEFALSGEALGLGTLGLVRVIPIVLFALIGGVLADTLDRRRLLLVTQAAATLFAGILAYLSLRGEASVTAIYLLTAAGAAAAAFDNPARQALVPNLVPREHLTNAVSLNTLVWQIGSVIGPALAGLMVSAIDIGWVYAANAISFGAVILALLLMRYRGRAAANNTGLGWPAVAEGLHFTYSQRIIWGTMLLDFLATFFSSARTMLPIIASEVVHVGVQGYGLLSTAQSVGAIVAGAITSYRGEIKRQGHVLLVSVAIYGVATLFFGLTANFYLSYFLFALTGAADTVSTVIRGTIRQVLTPDHLRGRMTGVNMIFFMGGPQLGEMEAGLVASAFGVPFAIVSGGLATVLLTGWVAWRYPKLRAYEASHGIIT is encoded by the coding sequence ATGACCATCAGCAAAGATTCGTCGCCGCCGCGCTTTGCGGCCTTGCGCAACCGCGATTTCAGCCTGCTGTGGACCGGGATGCTGGTCTCCACCGTCGGCTCGCAGATGCAACTGACCGCCGTCAATTGGCATGTCTTCGAACTGCTCAGGGGCAGCACCTACACGCTGCATCTGTTCGGGGGCGAATTTGCCCTGAGCGGCGAGGCGCTCGGCTTGGGCACCCTGGGCCTGGTACGCGTGATCCCCATCGTCCTCTTCGCTCTCATCGGCGGTGTGCTGGCCGACACCCTGGACCGCCGCCGCCTGCTGTTGGTCACCCAGGCCGCCGCGACCCTCTTCGCCGGGATATTGGCCTATCTGAGCCTGCGCGGAGAGGCCAGCGTGACCGCCATCTACCTGCTGACCGCCGCGGGCGCGGCCGCGGCGGCCTTCGACAACCCGGCGCGGCAAGCACTGGTGCCCAACCTGGTGCCGCGCGAGCATCTGACCAACGCCGTCAGCCTGAACACGTTGGTTTGGCAGATCGGCAGCGTGATTGGGCCTGCGCTGGCCGGCCTGATGGTGTCCGCCATTGACATTGGCTGGGTCTACGCGGCCAACGCCATCTCCTTTGGCGCGGTAATCCTGGCGCTGCTCCTGATGCGCTACCGGGGCCGCGCCGCCGCCAACAACACCGGCCTGGGCTGGCCGGCCGTGGCCGAGGGGCTGCACTTCACCTACAGTCAGCGCATCATCTGGGGCACCATGCTGCTCGATTTCCTGGCGACCTTCTTTTCCTCCGCGCGCACGATGCTGCCCATCATCGCCAGCGAGGTGGTGCATGTGGGCGTGCAGGGCTACGGGCTGCTTTCAACCGCTCAGTCGGTCGGGGCCATCGTTGCCGGCGCCATCACCTCGTACCGGGGCGAGATCAAACGCCAGGGCCATGTGCTCCTGGTCAGCGTTGCCATCTACGGCGTCGCCACCCTCTTCTTCGGCCTGACGGCCAACTTTTATCTCTCCTACTTCCTCTTTGCCCTGACCGGCGCGGCCGACACCGTTTCCACCGTCATTCGCGGCACCATCCGCCAGGTGCTCACGCCCGACCATCTGCGCGGACGCATGACCGGCGTCAATATGATCTTCTTCATGGGTGGCCCGCAGTTGGGTGAAATGGAAGCCGGCCTGGTCGCCAGCGCGTTCGGCGTCCCCTTTGCCATTGTCAGCGGCGGGCTGGCCACCGTGCTCCTCACCGGCTGGGTGGCGTGGCGCTATCCTAAATTGCGGGCCTACGAAGCGTCGCATGGTATAATAACGTAA